A portion of the Cryptomeria japonica chromosome 5, Sugi_1.0, whole genome shotgun sequence genome contains these proteins:
- the LOC131875756 gene encoding uncharacterized protein LOC131875756, translating into MEAFAHFYQALFTSEDSALARENRSKCRTIIPNMISEEESTRLKCPLTLEDIQSAINSLLPDKAPGPDGLPIEFYKANSEWVSRDLLDLYREAISKGSLGSCINRGIIKLIPKDGDKALIKNWRPITLLNVSYKILAKILATRLEKLLPRFICPTQTGFIKGRYILENLITSWEAMEWARSSNQDAAMFLLDYEKAYDRVEWEFIIMMLESFDFSGEFCQIVKVLLHDASAQIDINGSLSPPIMLSRSIRQGCPLAPSLFVIASDALFYLLRDNTISPKVEGIRLPDNNELLNIQFADDTTLFLSLSKLNLDNLNLKAQFFSSIFGAKISQTKSTFLSWNTQPPDWFDRSNYQWGGPNKIVRYLGVPFSVSPSLKDMWLWVKGKIDNKINKWNNRFLSLAGRIQGIRRFLWSDGKGNSKAHSVRWNWCHATKELGGLGLKDLKTQGIALAAKWIFHALDGHEPWKVLVRSNIERAVPRRAKSWKGLPLTDLVAGSFSVSVQGSCVFRSIWKAWEHIRRFLVNTRVSNDGHIHGERSLWWNLTHHGKPLGLIRGCSARSWDSKGVKCLADILEHGSLISWEDLSTRFNIPPAQKRTYNLIMHACTLLGLPKDCDIDSHRFLAFGWADGTPLTKSKARNIYSLLAYDTSIISHVNMIWYSNFSVLQWKKNFSRLWKNAIDPKVKCFKWLLTLNRLPLKGNYDSHDTCSICKMLETGRHIFFECSVAREVWLMFGVSSPHLVNIMEIISSYVQGLKKDANIFWFILSAYILWFIWKIRNADRLCGQSRALTESFRRLIFYNIATQVSVVLNLERNKLRRFLRDGHATMFVYELKGGLDWRRNFDDLSSFEHALRMLNNEIRDNRQPSAEHLEMLSQIQDRKNIVWMEGPQGWTAWVEHYNNILS; encoded by the exons ATGGAGGCATTTGCCCACTTCTACCAAGCCCTCTTCACCTCTGAGGACTCTGCTTTAGCTAGAGAGAACAGGTCTAAGTGTAGAACTATCATCCCTAATATGATCTCTGAAGAAGAATCCACCCGGCTTAAGTGCCCTCTTACCCTTGAGGATATTCAATCTGCTATCAACTCCCTCCTCCCCGACAAGGCCCCAGGGCCTGATGGGCTCCCCATCGAGTTCTACAAGGCTAATAGTGAGTGGGTTTCCCGTGATCTGCTGGACCTATACAGAGAGGCTATCTCTAAGGGCTCCCTTGGCTCCTGTATTAATAGGGGCATCATAAAACTTATCCCCAAGGATGGGGACAAGGCTCTCATTAAAAATTGGCGCCCTATTACTCTCctcaatgtctcctataaaatATTGGCTAAAATTCTTGCTACTCGGCTGGAAAAACTTCTTCCGAGGTTTATCTGCCCTACACAAACTGGGTTTATCAAGGGAAGATACATCCTTGAGAATCTCATCACTAGCTGGGAAGCCATGGAGTGGGCTAGGTCTTCTAACCAGGATGCTGCCATGTTCCTCCTGGATTATGAGAAGGCCTACGACAGGGTGGAATGGGAGTTTATCATCATGATGCTGGAATCCTTCGACTTCTCGGGTGAGTTTTGTCAAATTGTGAAAGTTCTCTTGCATGATGCCTCTGCTCAAATCGATATTAATGGATCCCTTTCTCCCCCTATCATGCTCTCCCGATCCATTAGGCAAGGGTGTCCCCTTGCTCCCTCTCTGTTCGTCATTGCTTCCGATGCCCTCTTTTACCTTCTAAGAGACAATACTATCTCCCCTAAGGTGGAAGGTATTAGACTCCCTGACAATAATGAGCTCCTAAACATTCAGTTCGCAGATGACACTACCCTCTTCCTCAGCCTTTCCAAGCTTAACTTAGACAATCTTAACTTGAAGGCTCAGTTCTTCAGCTCCATCTTTGGAGCCAAGATCTCCCAGACCAAGTCCACCTTCCTTAGCTGGAACACCCAACCTCCTGACTGGTTTGACAGGTCCAATTACCAATGGGGGGGGCCAAACAAAATTGTTCGGTACCTTGGTGTTCCCTTCTCTGTCTCCCCGTCACTCAAAGATATGTGGCTCTGGGTTAAAGGGAAAATCGACAATAAGATCAATAAGTGGAACAATAGGTTCCTTTCTCTGGCTGGTAGAattcaa GGCATCAGGCGTTTTCTCTGGTCTGATGGCAAAGGAAATAGTAAGGCCCACTCTGTTAGATGGAATTGGTGCCACGCTACGAAGGAGCTTGGGGGACTTGGCCTCAAAGATCTCAAAACTCAGGGCATTGCCCTGGCGGCTAAATGGATTTTTCATGCCCTTGATGGGCATGAGCCTTGGAAAGTGCTTGTCAGAAGTAACATCGAGAGGGCTGTCCCTCGGAGGGCTAAGTCTTGGAAAGGTCTGCCTCTTACCGACCTGGTGGCTGGAAGCTTCTCTGTGTCCGTCCAGGGGTCATGTGTCTTTAGATCCATATGGAAGGCTTGGGAACATATCAGAAGGTTCCTGGTTAACACCAGGGTCAGCAACGATGGTCATATTCATGGTGAAAGATCCCTGTGGTGGAACTTGACCCATCATGGTAAACCCCTGGGCTTGATAAGGGGGTGCTCGGCTAGATCTTGGGACAGCAAGGGGGTAAAATGCCTGGCCGATATTCTTGAACATGGTTCCCTTATCTCATGGGAGGATCTTAGTACTAGGTTCAATATCCCCCCCGCCCAAAAAAGAACGTATAACCTGATCATGCATGCCTGCACATTGCTCGGCCTCCCGAAGGACTGCGATATTGATTCTCATAGGTTCCTGGCCTTTGGGTGGGCGGATGGCACTCCTCTTACCAAAAGCAAAGCCCGTAATATTTACTCTCTCCTGGCTTATGATACTTCTATTATTTCTCATGTGAATATGATCTGGTACTCTAACTTCTCTGTCTTGCAGTGGAAGAAAAACTTTAGCAGGTTGTGGAAGAACGCTATTGATCCCAAAGTCAAGTGCTTTAAATGGTTGCTCACTCTTAACAGGCTCCCTTTAAAGGGGAATTATGACTCGCATGATACTTGTTCTATATGTAAAATGCTTGAGACTGGCAGGCACATCTTCTTTGAGTGCTCCGTTGCTAGGGAAGTATGGCTGATGTTTGGTGTTTCCTCTCCCCACTTGGTTAATATTATGGAAATTATTTCTAGTTATGTTCAGGGACTGAAAAAAGATGCTAATATTTTCTGGTTTATTTTATCTGCTTACATCCTATGGttcatttggaaaattagaaatgctgATAGATTATGTGGCCAGTCCAGGgctcttactgagtcttttcgaagacttatattttataatattgccACGCAGGTCTCGGTCGTGCTGAATTTGGAAAGGAACAAACTCAGAAGATTCCTGCGGGATGGCCATGCTACCATGTTTGTCTATGAGCTTAAAGGCGGACTAGACTGGAGGCGCAATTTTGATGACCTTTCCTCCTTTGAGCACGCCTTGAGAATGCTGAACAATGAAATTAGGGACAATAGGCAGCCGTCTGCTGAGCATTTGGAGATGTTGAGTCAGATCCAGGACCGTAAGAATATCGTCTGGATGGAGGGACCCCAGGGATGGACCGCTTGGGTGGAGCATTATAATAACATTCTCAGCTAG
- the LOC131042611 gene encoding L-type lectin-domain containing receptor kinase IX.1, whose translation MMGVSKIRIALVFSALCCVNAQAGTSVNFSFPPWNNSITGNIKLFYDAYFDTSGVNSIELTTTRNNKTYSAGWAVYSRSIPVWNRPSGAVVSFSTHFQFIIKPDDSDLGSGGGLAFFMAPVGFKAPELSAGKYLGLVNNNTVGNASNQLLAVEFDTDQNSFDPNDNHVGIDVNTVVSEAKATVTNGILKDGKIWDAWVDYDGKLKMLQVFLSHNSTKLAAPILSHELDLAKFLSENAMVGFSASTSLGTNSHVLLSWNFSCSASWNAPSLDIPDPGNGTPEKKPRRKASRTILMAVLFPGVAVVCALALFGGWRRRRRNSRGRGQSTIENESETALDEQFCQGPRKFTFCELSAATKGFSEEEKLGEGGFGSVYRGVLQESREVVAVKHISQASTQGKKEYVAEVSIITRLGHRNLVELLGWCHEKGKFILVYEFMPNGSLDKHIFGDSPVLEWNLRYNIACGVAAAIVYLHEDWDQCILHRDVKSSNVMLDSNFNAKLGDFGLARLVERDIEASFHTSVMAGTLGYLAPECVLTGKSGPESDVFSFGVVALEIACGRRALDLTLRLNHNMRLIDWVWHLYSQGRVLEAAAEDLRGEFNDREMERLMVVGLWCSNPDSKARPTMREVIKVLRLEAPLPSIPLNMPVAVYVSADPLRHSVELNSATLNGSCSASSSGTGTATLPSEEYSRVTVLSR comes from the coding sequence ATGATGGGGGTCTCCAAAATCAGAATCGCTCTGGTTTTCTCAGCTCTTTGTTGTGTAAACGCCCAAGCAGGAACCAGCGTTAATTTCAGTTTCCCGCCCTGGAACAACTCCATTACTGGCAATATCAAGCTCTTCTATGACGCCTACTTTGATACCAGTGGCGTCAATTCGATCGAGCTCACCACAACTCGAAACAATAAAACTTATAGCGCCGGTTGGGCAGTTTACAGCAGGTCTATTCCAGTCTGGAACAGACCTTCAGGGGCCGTTGTAAGTTTTAGCACTCATTTTCAATTCATCATTAAACCAGATGACAGCGATTTGGGCTCAGGAGGAGGGCTGGCTTTTTTCATGGCGCCGGTGGGATTCAAGGCCCCGGAGCTCTCCGCCGGAAAGTATCTGGGTCTCGTCAACAACAACACAGTGGGCAACGCTTCAAATCAGCTTCTTGCCGTAGAATTCGACACAGATCAAAATTCCTTCGACCCCAATGACAACCATGTGGGAATCGATGTCAACACAGTGGTTTCTGAGGCAAAAGCAACAGTAACGAATGGAATTCTGAAAGATGGGAAAATCTGGGACGCATGGGTGGATTACGACGGGAAATTGAAGATGCTTCAGGTATTTCTCTCACATAATAGCACCAAATTAGCTGCTCCAATTTTGTCGCATGAATTAGATCTGGCAAAATTTCTCTCTGAAAATGCCATGGTTGGCTTCTCGGCTTCGACTTCGCTTGGAACAAACAGCCATGTCTTGCTCTCATGGAATTTCTCTTGTTCGGCCTCCTGGAACGCTCCCTCCTTGGACATCCCGGATCCAGGAAATGGAACCCCTGAGAAAAAGCCCAGGAGAAAAGCTTCTAGAACAATTCTCATGGCGGTCCTCTTTCCAGGCGTTGCTGTAGTGTGTGCCCTAGCCTTGTTTGGCGGCTGGCGGCGGCGGCGGCGGAATAGCAGAGGAAGGGGACAATCCACGATTGAGAACGAAAGCGAGACAGCACTGGACGAGCAGTTCTGTCAAGGGCCAAGGAAATTCACATTCTGTGAGCTCAGCGCCGCCACAAAAGGCTTCAGTGAGGAAGAGAAGCTTGGGGAAGGAGGATTCGGCTCTGTGTACAGAGGGGTTTTGCAGGAATCCCGTGAGGTCGTGGCCGTGAAGCATATATCTCAAGCATCGACACAGGGGAAGAAGGAATATGTTGCAGAGGTGAGCATAATCACCCGGCTAGGGCACCGCAACCTGGTGGAGCTTTTAGGATGGTGTCATGAAAAGGGCAAATTCATTCTAGTCTATGAGTTCATGCCCAATGGAAGTCTGGATAAGCACATTTTTGGGGATTCCCCTGTTCTTGAATGGAATCTCAGATATAACATTGCTTGCGGCGTAGCAGCCGCAATTGTTTATCTTCATGAGGATTGGGACCAATGTATTCTGCACAGAGACGTCAAGTCAAGCAATGTGATGTTGGATTCCAATTTCAATGCAAAATTGGGGGATTTTGGGCTGGCCCGGCTTGTGGAGCGCGATATTGAGGCTAGTTTCCACACCTCGGTGATGGCAGGGACTTTGGGATACTTGGCACCTGAATGTGTTTTGACAGGAAAATCAGGCCCTGAGTCCGATGTCTTCAGCTTTGGGGTTGTTGCTCTGGAAATAGCCTGTGGAAGGCGGGCTTTGGATCTGACACTGCGATTGAATCATAACATGAGGCTTATTGACTGGGTGTGGCATCTGTATTCTCAGGGCAGGGTTTTGGAAGCTGCGGCAGAGGACCTCAGAGGCGAGTTCAACGATAGAGAAATGGAGAGATTGATGGTTGTGGGGTTGTGGTGTTCTAATCCAGATTCCAAGGCCAGGCCTACAATGAGGGAGGTAATCAAGGTTTTGAGATTGGAAGCCCCATTGCCTAGTATTCCACTTAACATGCCTGTAGCTGTGTATGTGTCTGCTGATCCCTTGCGACACAGTGTTGAGTTGAATTCCGCCACTTTGAATGGAAGTTGTTCGGCGTCCAGCTCAGGCACAGGCACAGCCACGCTGCCTTCAGAAGAGTATTCCAGAGTCACAGTTTTGTCCAGGTAA